One Cicer arietinum cultivar CDC Frontier isolate Library 1 chromosome 8, Cicar.CDCFrontier_v2.0, whole genome shotgun sequence DNA segment encodes these proteins:
- the LOC101498391 gene encoding uncharacterized protein isoform X7 gives MELELGLKITKTIDDNASTSQYQFIKDIGPIFQSRETNTMFILTAHLKGYKKEAIDIKISKDGSKISISGEKPIQEMVMMGWVMHKKMVNVKGFNKVFKIPNGVNLDKIKANYNEEEWMLNVVMPKLVKGICGLKIGEVNEQEFDKGRLELDKNKNVNDHVSSSFEDTSLKGSKDSEFKHMKEGENIMEKMIDDSNKEINEDTIHKEVEESKLRNGESVGENIGKEEYEVMKKLELDQSVGEFIAKKIKDTNHDKESKDQKFDNTSFDKKRFDDVNRDITRGIIKNENEESKLRIEDGKLNEQESKPKMEIKDGEQECVRENDVKEGIDDAMITINKELPKNLPKSTHEESEGLNIKNMQETKDVKEEKVVKEIEYYVEKGEDGRNKRKVAAATIDGSKGFNVAKKEEQKEVMEETLVDSESLMENVEREESKEEDKIEYGIIGKLKGEGSKKIDVDTFEGDTTRDKIEKEIRNKKVDCIDELSEKENVNIGIFDGRKTQNFQDIDQTEDCAKIEKCLHRDNGEKYEKIQNTDGFKKNITKEKDKYDLQEEMSKRRLEESKAIKQDFSMKILDSPNNTKMKKLKDEGNFRKETSNGRSQESKTSIEDFSVKMLDSQDDTRMEKTTEEMNKGSSQESKRAKENFPIKMLNPQDDARDGLKETTEQKIKEIRGSIDIESTKVVSFVKKKGNGQKYENIQVDANEDLKNDITNDTTQKESQEEPKILLKVKDQQCLQEQISKERSQESKVAKEDFPMKMSDSPYDPRVGLKKEIEEKLKVIKQSINQESEKVVTFKKKNIVEEKNDNTQVEPNGGLRNEITKTTTQRESEQEPKILIKAKDKKCLQEEMSNDRSQESKDAKENFSMKMLDSHDDTKMEKIKEEMSERSSQESKTTYEDFSKNFFDSARDTNIEKIKDERYVQEEMSKGKSQENKAARGCINEENAKVVSLENEKVMEEKNDNTQVEANGGLRNDITKHTIQKESEEEPKILIKAKDQQCLQEKISKSRSQENTDAKKDFPLKILDSHDDTRMEKIKEEMSKGSSQESKATNKDFPKKNFDSPKDTNMKKIKDMSKGRLQEDFPMKMLDSLDDTKKEKIKEDMSKRKSQDKKSAEEYFPISILDSSVDAIEGLKETINEKIEVTRGSIKEKNAKIVSFEKKKVMEEKNHKTQVEANGGLSNDITMDTTQKESEEEPKILIKAKDQQCMQEKMSKGISQESKDAKEGFLMKMIDSDDDSKERSRETIEKKLKEMSEGRSHKSNAAKEDFPKKMFVLLDDTRMEEIKDECCLQEEMSKGGSQEIKVSQEDFPIKILDSLNETRMEKIKDECKFQEEMKKGISQENKVAKEDFPTKMIDSPNDAREGLKEATKEKTKVTRWDMNEESEQVVSLDSPDDAREQLKETTNEKIKVIRDTINKESAKVVSIVEKKVKRQKNENEKTEVEKSEGLRNDITKDTIQKESNKKPKILQQCLQEEISKRRSQESSVAKEDFSMKMLDSLDDAREGLKETAEEKVKVNRETINEKSEKVVSFVKKKIKGEKNEKTQVEVNESSTNDITKDTTQKESEEQPKIILKAKDQQNLQEEMSKGRNVESTSAEEFPMQIEEDSFVKRKGKEMFFNESTIKEELQGCEVERVGQNLFNVPNEKHPKFSTIVSKGFKEFEYNGNAKDNNHKTNFESKETHESKDESMKQDILNPKKQKEVGEQVVKPLLSPKQCEVEEKDKLLLCKASLELLQREDPTKDMQNLIEMKPKQRETLKPEIFEDVSQIVEREEYKTTQNVNGDKLKKQGEIIYDGDIEKVDDDKEKRNHETMKTINEKVHPIKYEIDEKEKECLEASLNNNDNAQMESQRPLEQNDYGTQEIKAPKIAPFEGANQQSINEEKRKIEHVIEAIKESPKINNEESEGNDDSFKPHVLEEALDECELKGAKNLIENSGQQYVHYKKTYQTPKGVEENDLNKKEETLIKKVEKKKTNESTKPKLEYEIPKVEEVEEEEEEEKEEERNIHVLEATISKEEDKVEQKGLNKFAPLKEPFHSLDEVAQQSKLSNSSCTQQFEVEREEEKTKKKDSKIDIQESTKIETGQEVEQCTTNKDEEAKHGIEEIDESYDEVLEEQKECKDETSEGKKDNPKISKKLLVPLVIAGFVTLVVFFVRLRRARKRYNVR, from the exons ATGGAGCTAGAATTGGGACTCAAAATCACTAAAACTATAGATGACAATGCTTCCACCTCTCAGTATCAATTTATCAAGGATATAGGGCCAATTTTTCAATCCAGAGAAACAAACACCATGTTCATCCTCACTGCTCATCTTAAag GTTATAAGAAGGAAGCCATTGACATAAAGATTAGTAAAGATGGAAGTAAGATTTCCATTAGTGGAGAGAAACCAATTCAAGAAATGGTAATGATGGGATGGGTAATGCACAAAAAAATGGTTAATGTTAAAGGATTTAATAAGGTTTTCAAAATTCCTAATGGTGTGAATTTGGATAAGATCAAAGCAAATTACAATGAAGAGGAATGGATGTTGAATGTTGTCATGCCAAAATTGGTAAAAGGGATTTGTGGTCTTAAGATTGGGGAAGTCAATGAACAAGAATTTGATAAAGGGAGATTAGAactagacaaaaataaaaatgtaaatgatcATGTTTCTAGTAGTTTTGAAGATACAAGCCTAAAAGGGTCTAAAGATTCTGAATTTAAACATATGAAGGAAGGTGAAAATATTATGGAGAAGATGATTGATGATTCCAACAAGGAAATAAATGAAGATACAATACACAAAGAAGTTGAAGAATCTAAGTTGAGAAATGGAGAGAGTGTAGGAGAAAATATTGGTAAGGAAGAATATGAAGTAATGAAGAAATTAGAACTAGATCAAAGTGTTGGTGAATTTATAGCAAAGAAAATTAAAGATACAAACCATGATAAAGAGTCTAAGGATCAAAAGTTTGACAATACAAGTTTTGATAAGAAGAGGTTTGATGATGTTAATAGGGACATAACTAGAGgcattataaaaaatgaaaatgaagaatcTAAGTTGAGGATTGAGGATGGAAAGTTAAATGAGCAAGAATCTAAGCCTAAGATGGAAATTAAAGATGGAGAACAAGAATGTGTTAGAGAAAATGATGTTAAGGAAGGAATTGATGATGCAATGATAACTATAAATAAGGAGTTACCTAAGAACTTACCTAAAAGTACTCATGAGGAAAGTGAGGGattgaatattaaaaatatgcAAGAAACAAAAGATGTCAAAGAAGAAAAGGTGGTTAAAGAGATTGAATATTATGTGGAGAAGGGTGAAGATGGAAGAAACAAAAGGAAGGTTGCGGCGGCGACAATCGATGGAAGCAAAGGATTCAATGTTGCAAagaaggaagaacaaaaagaggTTATGGAAGAAACATTGGTTGATAGTGAAAGTTTAATGGAAAATGTGGAAAGAGAAGAATCCAAGGAGgaagataaaattgaatatgGTATTATAGGGAAGTTGAAAGGAGAGGGATCTAAAAAGATTGATGTTGATACTTTTGAAGGAGACACAACTAGGGACAAAATTGAGAaagaaattagaaataaaaaagttgATTGTATTGATGAGTTAAGTGAGAAAGAGAATGTTAATATTGGAATATTTGATGGaagaaaaacacaaaattttcaAGACATTGATCAAACTGAAGATTGtgcaaaaattgaaaagtgTTTGCATAGAGATAATGGAGAGAAATATGAGAAGATACAAAATACTGATGGTTTCAAGAAGAACATAACAAAGGAGAAAGATAAATATGATTTGCAAGAAGAGATGAGTAAAAGAAGATTAGAAGAAAGTAAGGCTATAAAACAAGATTTTTCAATGAAAATCTTAGATTCACCAAATAATACaaagatgaagaaattaaaag ATGAAGGAAATTTTAGAAAAGAGACAAGTAATGGAAGATCACAAGAAAGCAAGACATCAATAGAAGATTTTTCAGTGAAAATGTTAGATTCACAAGATGATACAAGAATGGAGAAAACAACAG AAGAGATGAATAAAGGAAGTTCACAAGAAAGCAAGAGGGCAAAAGaaaattttccaataaaaatgttaaatccACAAGATGATGCAAGAGATGGATTAAAGGAGACAACTGAGCAGAAAATAAAAG AGATCCGAGGAAGTATCGACATAGAGAGTACAAAAGTAGTATCATTTGTGAAGAAGAAAGGAAATGGacaaaagtatgaaaatatacaAGTGGACGCAAATGAAGACTTGAAAAATGATATAACTAATGATACAACACAAAAAGAAAGTCAGGAGGAACCTAAGATTCTATTAAAGGTTAAAGATCAACAATGTTTACAAGAACAAATTAGTAAAGAAAGATCACAAGAAAGCAAGGTTGCAAAAGAAGACTTTCCAATGAAAATGTCAGATTCACCATATGATCCAAGAGTGGGattaaagaaagaaatagaggAGAAATTAAAAG TGATCAAACAGAGTATTAACCAAGAGAGTGAAAAAGTTGTTACAtttaagaagaagaatatagTGGAAGAGAAAAATGACAACACACAAGTGGAACCAAATGGAGGTTTGAGAAATGAAATAACTAAGACTACAACACAAAGAGAAAGTGAGCAAGAACCTAAGATTCTAATAAAGGCTAAAGATAAAAAATGTTTGCAAGAAGAGATGAGTAATGATAGATCACAAGAAAGCAAGGATGCAAAAGAAAATTTTTCAATGAAGATGTTAGATTCACATGATGATACTAAGATGGAAAAAATAAAAG aaGAGATGAGTGAAAGAAGTTCACAAGAAAGTAAGACAACATATGAAGATTTTTCAAAGAATTTTTTTGATTCAGCAAGAGATacaaatatagagaaaattaaAG ATGAACGCTATGTTCAAGAAGAGATGAGTAAAGGaaaatcacaagaaaataaGGCTGCACGAg GGTGTATCAACGAAGAGAATGCAAAAGTTGTATCATTGGAGAATGAGAAAGTAATGGAAGAGAAAAATGACAATACACAAGTGGAAGCAAATGGAGGTTTGAGAAATGATATAACTAAACACACAATACAAAAAGAAAGTGAGGAGGAACCTAAGATTCTAATAAAGGCTAAAGATCAACAATGTTTGCAAGAAAAGATAAGTAAAAGTAGATCACAAGAAAACACGGATGCAAAAAAAGATTTTCCATTGAAAATATTAGATTCACATGATGATACAAGAATGGAGAAAATAAAAG AAGAGATGAGTAAAGGAAGTTCACAAGAAAGTAAGGCAACAAATAAAGATTTTCCAAAGAAAAATTTTGATTCACCAAAAGATACgaatatgaagaaaattaaag ATATGAGTAAAGGAAGATTACAAGAAGATTTTCCAATGAAAATGTTAGATTCACTCGATGATACAAAGAAGGAGAAAATAAAAG AAGATATGAGTAAAAGAAAATCACAAGACAAGAAGTCTGCAGAAGAATATTTTCCAATCAGTATATTAGATTCGTCAGTTGATGCAATAGAGGGATTAAAAGAAACAATAAATGAGAAAATAGAAG TGACTAGAGGGAGtatcaaagaaaaaaatgcaaaaattGTATCATTTGAGAAGAAGAAAGTAATGGAAGAGAAAAATCACAAGACACAGGTTGAAGCAAATGGAGGTTTGAGTAATGATATTACTATGGATACAACACAAAAAGAAAGTGAGGAGGAACCTAAGATTCTAATAAAGGCTAAAGATCAACAATGCATGCAAGAAAAGATGAGTAAAGGTATATCACAAGAAAGTAAGGATGCAAAAGAAggttttttaatgaaaatgatAGATTCAGATGATGACTCAAAAGAGAGATCAAGGGAAACAATAGAGAAGAAATTAAAAG AGATGAGTGAAGGAAGATCACACAAAAGTAATGCTGCAAAAGAAGATTTTCCAAAGAAAATGTTTGTTTTACTAGATGATACAAGGATGGAGGAAATTAAAG ATGAATGTTGTTTACAAGAAGAGATGAGTAAAGGAGGATCACAAGAAATCAAGGTTTCTCAAGAAGattttccaataaaaatattagattcACTAAATGAGACAAGGATGGAGAAAATAAAAG ATGAATGTAAATttcaagaagagatgaagaaaggAATATCACAAGAAAACAAGGTTGCAAAAGAAGACTTTCCAACTAAAATGATAGATTCACCTAATGATGCAAGAGAGGGATTAAAGGAAGCAACAAAGGAGAAAACAAAAG TGACTAGATGGGATATGAATGAAGAGAGTGAACAAGTTGTATCTTTAGATTCACCGGATGATGCAAGAGAGCAATTAAAGGAAACAAcaaatgagaaaataaaag TGATTAGAGACACTATCAACAAAGAGAGTGCAAAAGTTGTATCAATTGTGGAGAAGAAagtaaaaagacaaaaaaatgaaaatgaaaagacCGAAGTGGAAAAAAGTGAAGGTTTGAGAAATGATATAACTAAGGATACGATACAAAAAGAAAGTAACAAGAAACCTAAGATTTTACAACAATGTTTGCAAGAAGAGATAAGTAAAAGAAGATCACAAGAAAGCAGTGTTGCAAAAGAAGATTTTTCAATGAAAATGTTAGATTCATTAGATGATGCAAGAGAAGGATTAAAGGAAACAGCCGAAGAGAAAGTAAAAG TGAATCGAGAGACTATCAACGAAAAAAGTGAAAAAGTTGTATCATttgtgaagaagaaaataaaaggagagaaaaatgaaaagaCACAAGTGGAAGTAAATGAAAGTTCAACGAATGATATAACTAAGGATACAACACAAAAAGAAAGTGAAGAACAACCTAAGATTATATTAAAGGCTAAAGATCAACAAAATTTGCAAGAAGAGATGAGTAAAGGAAGAAATGTGGAAAGCACAAGTGCTGAGGAGTTTCCCATGCAAATAGAAGAAGAttcttttgtaaaaagaaaGGGTAAGGAAATGTTTTTCAATGAATCTACAATAAAGGAAGAACTTCAAGGATGTGAAGTTGAAAGAGTTggtcaaaatttatttaatgtgcCAAATGAAAAacatccaaaattttcaacaataGTAAGTAAGGGATTTAAGGAGTTTGAATATAATGGGAATGCAAAGGATAATAATCATAAGACAAATTTTGAAAGCAAGGAGACACATGAATCAAAAGATGAAAGTATGAAGCAAGATATTTTAAATCCAAAGAAACAAAAAGAAGTTGGAGAACAAGTGGTTAAACCATTATTATCACCTAAACAATGTGAAGTtgaagaaaaagataaattattattatgtaaagCATCTTTAGAATTATTACAAAGGGAAGATCCTACAAAAGATATGCAGAATTTGATTGAAATGAAGCCTAAACAAAGGGAAACTTTGAAGCCAGAAATTTTTGAAGATGTTAGTCAAATAGTTGAAAGAGAAGaatacaaaacaactcaaaatgTTAATGGTGACAAGTTGAAGAAACAAGGTGAAATTATATATGATGGTGATATTGAAAAGGTTGATGatgataaagaaaaaagaaatcatGAAACAATGAAAACAATAAATGAGAAAGTTCATcctataaaatatgaaattgatgagaaagaaaaagaatgcCTTGAAGCAAGCCTAAACAATAATGATAATGCACAAATGGAAAGTCAAAGGCCCCTTGAACAAAATGATTATGGAACACAAGAGATTAAAGCACCAAAAATTGCACCATTCGAAGGAGCTaatcaacaatcaataaatgaagaaaagagaaaaatagaaCATGTTATTGAAGCAATAAAAGAGTCACCAAAGATAAACAATGAGGAGAGTGAAGGAAATGATGATAGTTTTAAACCACATGTCCTTGAAGAAGCACTTGATGAGTGTGAATTGAAAGGTGCCAAGAATTTAATAGAGAATAGTGGTCAACAATATGTGCATTATAAGAAAACATATCAAACACCAAAGGGTGTAGAAGAAAATGATTTgaataaaaaggaagaaactcTAATAAAAAAGGTGGAGAAGAAAAAGACTAATGAATCAACAAAGCCAAAATTGGAATATGAAATTCCAAAGGTAGAAGaagtagaagaagaagaagaagaagaaaaggagGAGGAAAGAAACATTCATGTACTAGAAGCAACCATTTCTAAAGAAGAAGATAAGGTTGAACAAAAAGGTTTAAATAAATTTGCACCTCTAAAAGAACCATTTCATTCCTTAGATGAAGTGGCTCAACAATCAAAGCTTTCAAACTCATCATGCACTCAACAATTTGAAGttgaaagagaagaagaaaaaacaaagaaaaaggaCTCTAAAATAGATATTCAAgagtcaacaaaaattgaaacagGACAAGAAGTTGAACAATGCACAACAAACAAAGATGAGGAAGCAAAACATGGAATAGAAGAAATTGATGAATCATATGATGAAGTGTTAGAGGAACAAAAAGAATGTAAAGATGAAACAAGTGAAGGGAAAAAGGACAATCCTAAAATATCAAAGAAATTGTTGGTTCCATTGGTCATAGCAGGATTTGTCACTCTAGTAGTTTTCTTTGTTAGGCTTAGAAGAGCTAGAAAAAGATATAATGTGAGATAA